From Hemibagrus wyckioides isolate EC202008001 linkage group LG11, SWU_Hwy_1.0, whole genome shotgun sequence:
GTGAGTACTATACATTCATTGTTTGTACTTTAGACACCTGCAACTTTGTGTTTAAAACATTATATAGAatgttgttgtgtattagagtcaaaaacaaaataatcagcAAATATAGAATATTCTTAACAACTTACAATATAAACAGACAACAAAGTAACTATAGCAAGTTGTAACTATGAGTTGTAACTATAGcatgaaaagataaaaatgtcaaaataaactgaatttctCGAATGTTTCTCAAGATTCTCAACGTGATTTTGTCCCATTTTCCCCccgtgtatatttatttaaacccatttatttattaaattttgtAGACATATGAAAAGGTGTTAAATGAGTTACAAAATGACACAAGATGCCtggtagaaaagaaaaaaaataatataaatcaggaaacaaaacaacaacaaaggtCCCATAACAATGCGTTGGGAACAATAGTTATATTAAGGGCCTGTGAGAGTGTTCTGAAAACCTCCAACCAGTAGTCCATTAACATCGGACAAGACCAAAACATATGTAAATGATCCGCTGGAGATTGTTTGCATCTCCccctgtatatttatatatggcACAGCTACAGAGCCGAAGAAGAGAGGCAGAGCTAACAGAGATGGCCCTTTGGCACTGGTCCCTGAACCTACAAGCCAAGGTAACACCTGAACAGCAATTACCTTGCCTAAACATTTAACCTCTTAACAATTAGAgaattcagtgttgtgttttttttgtgtgtgtatttatgattTCAGGTGCTTTGTGTCTGGAGACATTGGGTTGCTGAATGCCACAGAAAACAGAGTCGTCTTGCAGCAGCAGCTCAATTCTACAGAGATGAACTGCTACGAGAAGGCGTTACCCACATCCTTACATATGCAACTCACATGAGTGCGTTCTCTACAAACATTTCTCTCCACAACCATGAACaggtgtgtatgaatgtgtttgGGAAAAGGGATATGTCTTGGACTGCATAATCCTAATATTGTTTGTGATAAGCTGCTTAATCAGGTATTCAAACACCAATGCTTACCCTTAATGTGTCACACAAAAGGAAAAGAAACgtttgtatatttaaaatgttttgtcaGAGTTCACGGCAGCTGCAGGCAGTGGTAAGGAGATGCGCCTTGCGATGGAAGCAGAGGGCGTTGTGCAAACCCTCCAGAGTCGGAGAGACAAACAAAAATGACAAGCcccataaaacaaaaaagagtgTGTCCTTTTCCCTGCCTGAAGACCGAAGCCACACCTACCAACCAATCAGGAGCCCAGCCACAGAGCAGAGGGCAGATGATTCCACAATAAACAAACTGTAAGTAAGAACCTGACGATGAACTTAGGGTTGAACTGATTACATGCCAGTTCATCAGTGGTCAGTGGTTGTCATGTAGGCATACCAGATTTGCTTAAATCTAAAATGCTTAAAATTTGCTTAACAACTATCATTAGTTATatagctatttttttttcttaaacagcAACCAACTATGGAAAATTATGAGGCAGTGTGACTGTGAGATGATATTCAGCAGTACCTCAGCCATTGCTTTAAcatatttgaatatttacattttacagctTTCTCTGATATCTGTATTGCAAAGGACAAATATTGTGATAATAAATGATGTGTTGTGCCACCTTATGATCTTTATTAAACCTGCAGGCTGCTGGTTCGAGCATCCAGGCTGCAACCACGAAGGCCTGTTGATTTATTAGACACCCCAGCCAAAGAACTGCTGCAACCTTgcagacacagtcacacagacaatAATCAAAAAGCAACACCCCCTAAGAGGTACACTTACCCACATGATAATCGCAAACAACACAAATTCAGGAATCAGGAAATGCTATGACTATATACACTGGGAATCACAACACTCATGAATTAGATCATGATTTTGAGTTTGGCAAAACTTTTGGCTTTATTGTATGAATCAGTGGATCCATATTGTCCACCATACCATTGTGTAATGCATGGAAAACATTTCCAAGTACAAATCATACATATTTGAAAGACTGACAGATTGTGCTATTGCAACATGCCTTGAATTCCTATATGTAACCTCCATATtgctttgttttcttgtttgcaGTGCTCAGCCACAGCATGCAGGCCAGAGTGACAAATCACCTTTAGAATCTGATCCAAAAGCTAGTCCTTCCCACTCTGTTTCACTTCCATTCAGCCAGCCTCAGCCCCATGGATTGTCTCTTTCCACATCACAGCAGCCTCCTGTTCTGAACATAAAGCCTCAAGTCTTGGCTGTAATGTCTGCTTCAGCAGGAAACCTCACTAGACATAATAGTGCTGAGAACCAGGAGGTGCTGCTACCTCCTTCTTCATTTACTGCGTCTAAATCACAGTCCATGGTGAATATTGCAGGCATAGTTTTACATGCATGCATGGAACATACCTTGTTTCATGGTTAATCATTTTTCAAAGTATCAGTGCTCTCTATTTCTTCTACTTTTTCACCACATagctctcttttttcttttcctttttgttgTTTATCTCACATGCCTCCTTCCTCTGACAGGTGCAGGAGGCAGGTTCCAGACACAAGGATCCCACACTCCTCTCCCCTCAAGATTTCATCCACCCTCACCTGCCTGGTCAAAGTAAACCATGCACACGTAAACATAACTCTCATATGAACAACATAGTTCCAGTCACTAATATAGGTGGTAGGAGTAAAAAGATGGatacaacacttttttttaaaatttcagtCACATcaatttttgtgtatttttgacTGCAAAAATATACTTAATTTAAACATGTATTTTCTATCctattttatatttcaaaataatacTGCATTAATACATGATATAATGGTATTCACACAAGTAAGCATGGCTGTgacgttttatatatatatagtcattaATTGTAATGCAGTGATCATGTCCAGGTGATGCAGTAAAGTTTAACTTTATTCAAAAAGCTATGTAATATGGAGACtccttttactttatttactttattttattaaatactttAAACTTTGAGTAAGTGCTATGTCATATTATGAAAGATTTGGGTGTTTTTATCCTCCACAATATCCCTGGTTTATAGTTTAGGACTGTATAAAATTTTGTTTTGGATCCTTTCGAGTTATCTGGGTGTCTAaccagtaggtgtgtgtgaaagcGTTTTTGTGGATGACAACGAAGAGCCCATACTCCCTCAGACAGGCAGTGATCCTACTGAAGCTCTGAACAGGGAACTACATAATATCAGACTCGACCTGCAGAGATATCAGCAAGATAAAACACAGCTGCAGTATGTATTATGTCCTGAATGTCCTGTGACTATTCTGGCTGGTGTTTCTGTCTCCTGTTTTTGCAAAGCACTTATCCTGGTGAAAGATCTGCCTCTCTCCAAACAGGACATGGCGCAAGCTTCAAAAAATCATGAGAAATTGGCTCCAGACAACCGGCAGAGACGCAGAtactgaagaaagagagagcattATACGAGAAATAAACGAGGTATTCATCTGATGCTTCTCAGTTGTTTCTGAATCCCAGTCCCAGAAAGGACTGAAAAGAGAGTCAAATAAGAGTAGGCAGATGATGGTAGTCCTTTTTAAAGGCCAGTACACATCAGACTCTTATAGGATTTTATGATTATAACTATGATTTTGATAGTTATAAAAAAACGAAGTAAATTGGTGAAATGCATGATATCATTTAAGAGTTTAAACATTATAACGCACTTAATGTtctgttttaaacacacacagtctgtaaaTAAACATGTTCCACTGAATATCATCTGTCCTGTTTATAATTGGTCCATCAGTATTTAACACaagagtttatttttttattttttattattgtttttaaaaatgctataaTTCCTTCcaacagagtttttagactgatggtctAAAAGTCTTTGTCCTAGcgaaccagtattgatgtattcatttatggagacttcaaagcacttttgtacatcgctctggatgccaaatgccgtaaatttaaatgtatttggatCCCACTGCTTGTTTTTTGCAATACTAACTAATATTTTTGTACTAGTCGACGCTGTGTAAGAAAAATAGAACAGCCAGTTATTTGGTGTATGTAAACTGCGCAATTTGTAATACCTTTAAAAGGTAAAAACTTTTAGGTGCACATGCAGCACGGCCATAAATAAGATCCTTCTGGGTTACGTTTAACACGCATTCTTTTAAGAGATCAGTTTAAGCGTAAATCTGCCTGTGAGGATAATAGCTGTCGGGTGTATCATTGTTGCAGACGGCAGGTTCTCCATTCAATCACTATTTTACATCATGTTTAAATGTGCTTTGAGTCTATGGTACAATCTGACcgattttaaataataaaatatttttcttttttattttacagctaGAGATCCGTATTTCTACTCTGAATGAGAAAATGACCGAACGAAAGCCCATCATGATCTGCCATGCTGCGAGAGTCACCAGCATAGAAAACCAACTGCTGAAAGCCAACATTAAACTGTAGATATTATGCATTCTGTACGTTTTGCACCCCTTCTAGATTGCCACCAGATGGGTCAGGTAAAGATGATGAATTTAGGAATTTCTTAAAAGCTTGTAGATGTTCATCTTCAAATACAAATGAAGTTCTTGTTATCTGTCAAACATAAGCTGTCAGGAAACACAATGATGTATGATCCTAATCATCCTAAATTTCAAcatatctttatttatatttgtagatCTGTAAGTGTTgctttatgaaaataaaaaagctattttcatatttctatatatttatatatcttacTTTACTTTTTCTAAACAACACATGCTTATAGTGTAGGTCTGGTTTTTGCAGTtcttattaaaaagaaatcttgGCTAGTAGGCACAACATGTTCTGGAAAAGCTGGAAGCAAGATGTCAGTGACACACTATGATTCCTTCCACATGCGCTCAGAGCCCGGAATACCATTCCCTCTGAAAACATGCATCTCTGAAATCACTATTTTCCTTACAGTGGTTCAGTAGTGGATATTTGGACCCTGTTTCTCTCTGGCTCTTATAGTCCCAGACAGATAAAATTGATCATAAGGGCTGTGCTATGTAGAGAACTGGGGCTAAAATAAGCTAAAAAGATTATTACTGTCGTATAATTGTTatataagtaaggaataaaacacaactgtgaatattgttatataaaagtacctataatgtttttttgttttttcaatgaatgttttttaattCTTCTTATAGCACAGCAATTTACCAGTGATAATCCACATTTAATCATTAGTAATTACAATTTAATGTCGCAGAAAATCCAATTAATAAGTTAGTTCTTGTAATGTTACTGAAAAACCTGAAAGTCCAAAGTCCATGTCAGGAAacttactgattttttttttttttttttctttttacaaacaCTGATATCTGCCACTCTTTCAATAAACTTATTCTGTTAAATTTCACATTTTAACAGTTTATTGTTAGGTTTCGATTATGTGGAGCATACACCATACAAATCCCTGTCTAaagtgttactatagaaacgcgaACATCTTTGACTAAGCGCATTACCATAAACTGGTGATTTGCCTCGGAGCCAAGAATTATCATCAGAGcagcagttatagaaaaataacttctggccaatcagatttcaaaaTTCAACAGTGATATggtatgatatttttttattatttttatttaattaatattttaattcctTTACAATTCAGTTTTTCTTTGAACCAATGATaaaagctgctgctgctactacttttaatcaatcaataaataaaaacacatggcTTAGGAGGTAAAgtgtccaatctggcaacactgacCTGCCGTTCACTGAGGTTTCTGTACTTCTGCATGTGAGTCTCAGAGCAGTGAATTAGGCAGCATGATGAAGGGTGTTTGTGGAATAATCGTCATCCTCCTTTTCTCCACTGCTGTGTGGGGTAAGTGCGCGCTACTCACTAAAATTGAAACCTGCTGGACTAtcaaccacttttttttttttaattgtttcatATCAGTATGTTTGTACAGCATGGCATGAGCACAGGACCTACAAACGTAATACAGACCCATATACAGGGCATGTACAGTGGCAATAATGGAGTAGTACAAACATAACAGACATAATCAGAGCAGTTTAGATGTAATCCAGGGCATCATGCATGTTGAAAAGTTCAAAGGCAAAGATACTGTACTGCCATTGTGAGAATTGCAAAGTAAGTGATCGTAATCAGTGTATCACTAAAGAGATGTTGAAATAAAGTAAAGATGCAGGTAGATACTTCATGATGTTAGTTCTGTCCTGGAGGTTAGTTCTGTCATGCAGATAGCAGAGGTGGGTGCATGGTTGGCACTTGTATCACAGCAAAATCTTTCATGTTAAATGAAACTGTGTCATACAGCAAAAAAGATGCGCTGGTGTGTGGTGTCAGAGCCAGAGCAAAGGAAATGTGCAGACCTGGCTAAAGCACTCGGAGCCGCTTTTTCTCCTGCAGCCACATTGTACAACCAGCTGTCGTGTGTGAGAGCCTTCAGCACTGCTGACTGCCTCATTAAGATACGGGTAGGTTACTTACATGAGatattaacataataataatgttttatggCCGTAATAACTGCCCTTAGATGTCCATTATAAGTCTCCAGtcctcagattttttttttatcccttttaTATGATAACATGAATTGTCATCACAGCACATATGCTAGAGATAAATATTAGGTTGAAATGCTAATGTATTAATTTGATGCCACTTTCTGTTGTTCTTTTTAGGAAAATAAAGCTGACCTTGTGACTCTGGATGCTGGAGAGGTCTATTCTGCAGTAAAACAGTTTGGTCTTGCTGCAGTCGCAAAAGAGATCTACAGTGAtggtagtaaaaaaaaaaaaaaacattatgcaaTAAACTGGGATTAAACAATCTtggttaattttttaaaaataagcacTTAAGCTGCTTCAATactgtaatatgtgtgtgtgtcatactgCAGGCTCTTGTCTCCTGGCAGTGGCAGTAGTGAAAAACACAAGCTCAATAGACATCCGTTCTCTTAAGGGAACTACGAGCTGTCACAGTGGAGCTCGCTGGACTTCAGGCTGGAATTTACCTTTAGGGCAGTTGCTTTCCCACAACCTCCTGCCCTGGGCTGAAGGACAGCCCCTCAGTCAAGGTGTATTTGTATTACGTAATAAGAAGATTAGGTGGTTTCAAGGAATAAATATATACTTTTAAAGCCTATTTCTTATTTCATACATATCTATCCATGACATCCAGTGAATGTGCGATAACCATGGACAAGAGTTTGACATGTTTATCTATactgagaaaagaacagaaacagTTATTGAATtccaataattattatttttatttttattttctcagaaGAGGGAATTGTGTCAAAATTCTTGTCTGTGCTCGATGCTAGGTGTTGTAGATAGAGGCTAGGCTAAAACATGCTGGAGTACCCTGATAACCGTTAATTCATTATTGGAAGGCATGGGTTATTGAGCAAACATTTCAGATGCTGATGGGTTTTTATTTAATAGTGTTAGTAGTATACCACAGTGTGTATAATatgctttttgttttctgtcagcTGTCAGTGCCTTCTTCAATGCCAGCTGCGTGCCTGGAGCTGGCACCATGCCTTTCAGCAGTCTGTGTTCCAGATGCCAGGGTCGGAGGTCATTTGTCCCACAGAGTAACTTTTACTGTGAGACCTCTCATAGTGAACCATTCTACCATAACCAAGGGGCACTCAGGTTTAAAAacatacatgcacatgcacCCAGGGTATATTCATTAAATATAGTTTActtagcacacacacatgtacacacaaaaatTGTGTACCACTTGCTTTCTTTCAGATGCCTGAATTCTGGTGCAGGAGATGTGGCCTTTGTGGATCATACAGCACTGGAAAGCATAGATGGTTAATGCATAGACGTTAAcatgttgttattttttccttACTCGCAATACATTCAGCTTAGGCTTCTGACACTTTACCTCTCTAATTTGATACCGTAGTGTTTTTCACAATACTTGTTTTTTCTACTTCCCTCTCACACTCCTTGCCACTCTCAAACCCACTCTTAAACCCAACTCGCTACAGACAGCGTGAAGGATGAATACAGGTTATTGTGCACAGATGGCACGCAGGCACCACTGAGTAGCTTCAGAAAGTGTAATTTTGGTCGTGGTCCTGGTGGAGCTGTGGTTACACGTATAAACAACCAAAACCTTGCTCGAAAGTTCCTGTCAGCAATTCAGGTAATGTCTGAACCGTATACGTGTTAATGTCAGTTCTGCTAACAGTTTCTTTGGTGATAATTTACCGTTCTGTTTATTAGACAGCATTTGGCTGGAAGGGGAGAGAGAATCGTCGTTTCCAGCTTTTTGATTCATCAGTTTACGGTGTTGGTGATTTGCTGTTCAGAGATGTCACTTATAAACTGTCCATACTGCAACAAGGCATAGACATCAGTCATATTCTGGGACTTGACTATGTTGCTTTGCTCAAGGGTTTAAGACATGAAGGTATATTATATCCTAAACTTATGTGAATGGCATGAGCTTTTTTGTCTAGCGAAAATCCATTCAGGTTAATTACATACTGTTTTCTGTAGGCTAATTAATCAAATCTGAAGACTatccacatttacattacatgcCTTTTTTAATTAGGTCTGTAAAGGATAGTCTGGGGGcctatgttttgttttgttttattttatttagagtagtggaaatcattttttaattattaatgctGAGAGCTTTAATGAGCTAAATATTCCTAATCCTGTATTTACATATCACAGGCCTTTTCAGGGGTTTAGGTTATGACATAACATTGTTTCAGAGCATTAAATGTAGCTGTTAGGCAGTATAGCACAGTTTGTTTAATTAAGAAACAGCTGTTATAGGAAGCTCATTTAGCTGCATTAGTTAACCCCATTTCAGACTGATCTTTAGCTTGGCTAAATGTGGACAGGCCTCTTATCCAGCCTGAGACTGGTGACATGTTGATTCTGTTGTCAAACAGctaatataaagtatataactCTTATGTGTCCACctcaaatttctttctttttttttttaatgaaagcagATATGACTGATGTAAACATTTTTTGAATACCTAATACATTTCTTAATACAACTCACTCATAcaatttctgtctgtttttggtCTCAGCAGCCCAAAGACTGCTACTAATTCAAAATCCGTCCATCAGCCCTTTGTATCTCAACattaaaagctgtgtgtgtgtgtgtgtgtgtttttaggtaGCTCTCTTGAGGACAGTGTGGTGAGATGGTGCTGTATAAGTCATGCTGAACAGGAGAAATGTGAGCACTGGGCTCTGAGCATAAAGTCTGATCCTCTTGTATGCGTGAGCGCTTCGTCTATGAGTGACTGCATTGAAAAGATCAAGGCCAGTAAGATGAACATAACTgttcatctttcatcattcatctttagttATAACAATAACAAGCTGCCCTACAATGTATTCTGTTTTCTTCTGTGATGTTGAGACAACATCCTGCACAGTATGAACAATATGAAGCGGtcagtgtggggtttttttgttgttgtttttgtcttaCTACAGAGGGATAAAGTGGATGCTGTGTCCCTGGATGCTACGCATGCCTTTATAGCAGGAAAATGTGGCCTCGTACCTGTAGTGACTGAGTATTATGGTAAATAATATCCTATACACCGGATGGAATGTTTGTTAATTATGCATCTTTTGGTATATATGTATTCCTGATAATGTCTCTGTACATAAGGGACAAAGTGTGAATTCACTGGAGAAAGACCTTTTGAGGCTAAAGGTAAGCTGTAGGACCTTATGTATATATAGTAAAGCAATATATGCTCAGCTGTCTAATTTCCAAACAtggttataatgtgtgtgagcTGATGTTTTACCTTTGTTTAAAGACAAAATGTTTAAATCCACTAGACTTGTTATCAGTGTATGGTGTGGCAGTGGCACGGCGCTCCAGTAAAAGTGTCTATGTTGGGAATCTCGCTGGTCGACGCTCTTGCCACGGGCCTGTATACAGTCCTGCTGGCTGGGTTCTGCCTGTCCAGCACTCACTGAGTTCAGAGCATAACAACAGCACCCCCTGTGAGCCAAACAAAGGTACCTCAAGTTTTCTGAAAATTTATAGATGCTGTTTGCACCTAACAGAAGTATTACCTGTAACCAGTTTAGTCCTTACCAGTATATCTTTGGTTTTAATTACACTATATAACAGTTCATCCAATTTACAAAATAGGATCACCTTCAAGCTAGCCTTCAAGATCATATACAAAACTGGCAGTTGTGGCTGAGTTAGATCATGATAAACATAGCCTGACAGGTTTTGTAACTAAGTACTGAAACACAAATATATTCATAATAACAATCACCTTGCCAAACTTCACATGAACAAGCAAGTATTAAGAACATATCTAACATCTGTGGTTCCTGGGATGCACATTGACCCTGACAGAGATAAGTGTTTATTgaaagtgaatcagtgagtaaGAAGTAGTTACCTGTCGAACACGAAGGGATGAAATGAGagcagatgagatgagatgaggtcagatcagatcagatggaatcagatcagatgagatgagaggagatgacATGAGATGGAATCAGATGAGATCagatgagaggagatgagacGAGACGTGAGTATGATATAGTATGTTTGGGTAAATAGCTAGTCTAACTAATGTTACTAATcttattgtgtaaataaaaatcgGCTTATGCTTAGCAGTATGATGAGCCTAAGAAGTGAAAATAACAGCTAGTGgtgatattaattaataaagtttGCTATTATCTGATCAAATTTGTGAACACACAATTTTATATATTAGTTTAGATACAGGTGTAAATTtagtggtgtaaatatataatataatgtgtttACCGGTGTACTAGAGAAACTAATACTGAATGTTTTACCTTACTGCTCTGATCATGGACCTGTGATGGCAGTGTACTCTAAAGTGTTTTGGAAGGGATGTATGCCTGGTGCTGAAGGCagtctgtgtaaggtgtgtgtaggtgggacAGGGGAATCTGCCACCAAACGTTGCTCCAACAACCACAATGAGCGCTACTATGGAAATATGGGAACTCTCAGGTGAGAGAATATCACATCATATATGCACTGTTTATTGAACTAGAGCACTGGGAGGCTTTCCTGTGCTTACTGATGTGCTGAGAAGTGGCTGCTATAATTAAGACTTCTTATAATCTAGATTCTTTAGTTCTCAGGACAGATAGAGAGCCACTTGTTGGGTCCATGAGTGAAGCCTTTAACCCTTATGCATAtttgagtggtgagtggtgatgGCTCTCTGTTTTAGGTGTCTAGTTGGAGATCCAACTGGGAAAAGCTATGGAGATGTCGCATTTATGGAGCATTACAACCTAGAGAGCAACATCAAATGTGAGAACTACTCCCATTACATATTTACCTGTAGATTTGTTTTCTCTTGGAACTTTGTGGTAGTTGTGGAAGATCCTGTGACTATTATCACCTACTCAATTACCTTATGTTTATCTGATGG
This genomic window contains:
- the sxph gene encoding saxiphilin-like isoform X2; the protein is MMKGVCGIIVILLFSTAVWAKKMRWCVVSEPEQRKCADLAKALGAAFSPAATLYNQLSCVRAFSTADCLIKIRENKADLVTLDAGEVYSAVKQFGLAAVAKEIYSDGSCLLAVAVVKNTSSIDIRSLKGTTSCHSGARWTSGWNLPLGQLLSHNLLPWAEGQPLSQAVSAFFNASCVPGAGTMPFSSLCSRCQGRRSFVPQSNFYCETSHSEPFYHNQGALRCLNSGAGDVAFVDHTALESIDDSVKDEYRLLCTDGTQAPLSSFRKCNFGRGPGGAVVTRINNQNLARKFLSAIQTAFGWKGRENRRFQLFDSSVYGVGDLLFRDVTYKLSILQQGIDISHILGLDYVALLKGLRHEGSSLEDSVVRWCCISHAEQEKCEHWALSIKSDPLVCVSASSMSDCIEKIKRDKVDAVSLDATHAFIAGKCGLVPVVTEYYGTKCEFTGERPFEAKDLLSVYGVAVARRSSKSVYVGNLAGRRSCHGPVYSPAGWVLPVQHSLSSEHNNSTPCEPNKVYSKVFWKGCMPGAEGSLCKVCVGGTGESATKRCSNNHNERYYGNMGTLRCLVGDPTGKSYGDVAFMEHYNLESNIKYLESSGWAKGLVARDFELLCADGQRASLTEWKNCNLGAIPPNIVMTRPVLAARIYDFLLKSQARPDSEFNLFESQQYGESDLLFKDATQCLVHTNHLDYRTILGEDFFSQVESIFNCTHSDILEFCNQDVCSML
- the sxph gene encoding saxiphilin-like isoform X1, whose amino-acid sequence is MMKGVCGIIVILLFSTAVWAKKMRWCVVSEPEQRKCADLAKALGAAFSPAATLYNQLSCVRAFSTADCLIKIRENKADLVTLDAGEVYSAVKQFGLAAVAKEIYSDGSCLLAVAVVKNTSSIDIRSLKGTTSCHSGARWTSGWNLPLGQLLSHNLLPWAEGQPLSQAVSAFFNASCVPGAGTMPFSSLCSRCQGRRSFVPQSNFYCETSHSEPFYHNQGALRCLNSGAGDVAFVDHTALESIDDSVKDEYRLLCTDGTQAPLSSFRKCNFGRGPGGAVVTRINNQNLARKFLSAIQTAFGWKGRENRRFQLFDSSVYGVGDLLFRDVTYKLSILQQGIDISHILGLDYVALLKGLRHEGSSLEDSVVRWCCISHAEQEKCEHWALSIKSDPLVCVSASSMSDCIEKIKRDKVDAVSLDATHAFIAGKCGLVPVVTEYYGTKCEFTGERPFEAKDLLSVYGVAVARRSSKSVYVGNLAGRRSCHGPVYSPAGWVLPVQHSLSSEHNNSTPCEPNKVYSKVFWKGCMPGAEGSLCKVCVGGTGESATKRCSNNHNERYYGNMGTLRCLVGDPTGKSYGDVAFMEHYNLESNIKYLESSGWAKGLVARDFELLCADGQRASLTEWKNCNLGAIPPNIVMTRPVLAARIYDFLLKSQKARPDSEFNLFESQQYGESDLLFKDATQCLVHTNHLDYRTILGEDFFSQVESIFNCTHSDILEFCNQDVCSML